The genomic interval TTAAATATGGTTGGGAACCCTCCATTGCATGTGTCAACATTGCCTAGTTACTTATCTTCACCTATGATTACTCTTCCGAGAAATTCATTAAATAGTATGCTCTACCTTCATTATGGACctcaaagaaaaataaacaggATAAGGGCTAGTTCTGCAGATGCAGGGAATGTTGAGCCCTCACCTTCTCCCGGATCGAAGAATCCTCTTGTGGTTGTTTTGGACATTCCTCGTGCCATTTGGAGGCGAACTATGCGTCCGTTAAGTGATTTCGGGTTTGGTGGTAGGAGCATTTGGGAAGGTGGTGTTGGACTGTTTTTGGTTTCAGGTGCATTTCTTTTTGCACTTAGTTTGGCATGGTTGAAGGGTTTCCAAATACGATCCAAGTTTAGGAAGTACACAGCAACAATTGAGTTTTCTCAGGCTTGTGGTATATGTACTGGAACACCAGTGAGGATCAGAGGGGTGACTGTTGGTGATGTTATTCGTGTGAATCCTTCCTTAAGAAGTATTGAAGCAGTTGTCGAGGTGCATTCTGATATTCATAATCCCAGTATTGCTAGGTTTTGGAGTTTGCTATTTTAGTTGGTTTGTTAAACTAGCTCTGtccctatttatttaaataaactcgtTTAGCACTGTTCACACATATTAAGAAAAGTTGGAGTGtatttaatgtgtttaattatGTCTTTTCATTGCCCAGGACACTTAGTAGTTTTAATTAAgggtttattttgaaaaaataataataaatgtattatGTATCTAGTAATCTGTATGATTGCTAATAAGTCGgggcttttttatttttcatttccaAACGTGCTTTTAAATAGGTACATAGTTAATATTGGTTTAAACATttgtgttttcttctttttgtagATTGAAGATGATAAAACAATCATACCAAGGAATTCATCGGTTGAAGTTAACCAGTCAGGTCTTCTTATGGAGACTGTAATCGACATTACTCCGCGAGATCCTATTCCAACACCTTCAGCTGGACCTCTTGATCAGGAATGTCATAAAGAAGGTCTCATTGTGTGTGATAGAGAAAAGATTAAGGGTTACCAAGGGGTAAGTTTGGATGCATTAGTTGGGATATTTACTCGTCTTGGGCGAGATGTAGAGAAAATTGGTGTTGCCAACAGCTACTCATTGGCTGAACGAGCTGCTTCTGTTGTTGAAGAAGCAAAACCACTTCTTACAAAGGTGTGATGTAATTTTCTTAAGCTAATGTGCTTGATTGACAGTAGTATATCCTCTAGACTAGACAGTTAAATCAGGAAATTTTCTTGCCAAATATTAACTTGTCGGTTGCCCAACTTTGATTTTTTCATGAGTATTATTAAACTACAAGATTGTTTGTTCATGTCTTAGAATTCtttgtttgaaatatttattttgggaattcaaTTTTAGTTTCTGCTGTTACATTAATAGCAACTTATTATACAACACTTTTTTTCAGCATAGTTACCAATTTTTTTGTAAGTTGAGCTGTAAATCGAGGAACTTGACATATGGAATAGTATGTCAATAATCACATTCTGGAAACCTAAAAATCCACATTCCTGTATTTTAAAGCTTTTAGAAGCCTCCAGAAGCATACAATATCTTGTTTTTATTCCTCTTTTTTACCATTCCCCTGAAGCATAGTGAAATGCTtcgaataataataacaaaagaaaacattttccataaaaaatcattttaccTCATCTAAATTCTGGGGGACATATGGATTTGAACTCATTTTTTATCACTCAGTAGAAGTTTAATAATAATCTGTTTCTCCATGGTCATTAGCAATATACAAACTGATATTAGAATGATAATAAAACCATCTATATACTCTGATGTCATAATAAACGCCTACTTATATATGGTATTGATGCACTTTGTTGTATctgtttattattttctttttatattattctacTATTATATATTCTCATATCCATATTTTCCCTTTGCTGTAGTGATGTCTCAGATCAAAGCCATGGCTGAAGATCTTCAACCTTTGTTGGCTGAAGTCCGTGATAGTGGCCTGTTGAAGGAAGTTGAGAATTTAACCCGAAGCCTTACACAAGCATCTGAAGATTTGAGGTTAATTTGTAAACCTCTCTGGCTCTTGTTTTATCTCTAAATTTTGCATGCATGCATGTACATAGCATTGTAGCATGTTCCTATTAGAATAGGAGATGACATTGTGCTTGTCAACATCTAGATCTTGAGATGAGATAGATCCTGAATGAGGAGGCTTGACAAGTAAGGTGGTAACCGTAAGTGGTTATAACTTGTAACATGTCTTATTTTCACCTTTATTGCTAGAAAGTTAAATTGCATGTAAATTTTCACACACAATTGTGCATGGTTGTCTTACTCTTGCATAGTGCTCAGTGTTTTTTTAAACAACCCTAAAGTGCATATGTTGAATGATAAGGTTTAATAGTGCACGAAACACTAACCTTAGAGTTGTAGCACTTGACTCAAAAGATACATCGAACATCCCAGATTGAGCCCAATGTTTAACCTGGAGGATTGCGAACAACAACAGCCAGCATAAATTCCTctgtataattatataaatatggTTGATGACATTGTGGCTTGTGGAGGAAGCATGGTggatagaataaaaaaaataatacaaactcAGCCCAATAAAACTTtagaaataaatagaaaaataaaatatacaacatATGTCTAGGAACAACAAAGTAAATTGATAGAAAATGACAAAAACGACACAAGTCTTGTAACCACATATCATCTGTGATGCATAGGTACGAGTACGGGATacgacatttaaaaaaatttaaggtaTGGGTAcgtcaataaaaaatatgaattttttatattagttaaattgttcaattaacaatataaaatcaCAACAAAAGTTTAACAATTCACAAATTGTGTTCGATTATAACAACAAATAGACTCAAATacacaaatattatattaatacgTAAGAAAATCATCAATTTCACTTGCAAtgaaatatttagaaaaaatagaGTACCCACGAGTACGGTACAAGTATCAATATCGGTTAAGTATCCGATACGAGTGCTTCACCATTTTAGAAGTACCCATGTTTCAGAGCATATCGTAAACTACCAACAAGCCTCATGGTCATCATGTTCAAGACTTCAAGTAAcatgaaaatgataaaaaaaacaatac from Cicer arietinum cultivar CDC Frontier isolate Library 1 chromosome 5, Cicar.CDCFrontier_v2.0, whole genome shotgun sequence carries:
- the LOC101507168 gene encoding protein TRIGALACTOSYLDIACYLGLYCEROL 2, chloroplastic-like, which produces MVGNPPLHVSTLPSYLSSPMITLPRNSLNSMLYLHYGPQRKINRIRASSADAGNVEPSPSPGSKNPLVVVLDIPRAIWRRTMRPLSDFGFGGRSIWEGGVGLFLVSGAFLFALSLAWLKGFQIRSKFRKYTATIEFSQACGICTGTPVRIRGVTVGDVIRVNPSLRSIEAVVEIEDDKTIIPRNSSVEVNQSGLLMETVIDITPRDPIPTPSAGPLDQECHKEGLIVCDREKIKGYQGVSLDALVGIFTRLGRDVEKIGVANSYSLAERAASVVEEAKPLLTKIKAMAEDLQPLLAEVRDSGLLKEVENLTRSLTQASEDLRSVHSSIMTPENTELIQKSIYTLIFTLKNIENVSSDILGFTGDEATRKNLKLLIKSLSRLL